Proteins encoded within one genomic window of Rhodothermales bacterium:
- a CDS encoding alpha/beta hydrolase-fold protein encodes MTMIPPSYARMRRFLAAWLIVLALPLTGYAQDGNGEPRRFGGPIVLHEDDVAAFPEPPAGIDTPRDGIPHGKLEMIAYASETVGTIRHMLVYVPPGYSPDKTYPVLYLLHGIGGDETEWQRFATPGVLLDNLIADGKAEPMIVVMPNGRAQKNDRAEGNVFASAPAFAVFEDDLLEGVIPAIETRYSVSPRREDRALAGLSMGGGQTLNFGLAHLDTFAWLGAFSSAPNTKPPAELMPDPAAVASQLKYFMLSCGNQDGLIGISQGVHGYLKEHAVPHVWHVDGNAHDATHWKHSLYHFMQALFH; translated from the coding sequence ATGACCATGATTCCCCCTTCGTATGCCAGGATGCGACGCTTTCTCGCCGCATGGCTGATCGTCCTCGCGCTGCCGCTGACCGGTTATGCGCAGGATGGAAACGGCGAGCCGAGGCGTTTCGGCGGCCCCATCGTGCTCCATGAGGACGACGTGGCGGCCTTCCCCGAACCGCCGGCCGGCATCGACACGCCGCGCGACGGGATTCCCCACGGCAAACTCGAGATGATCGCCTACGCCTCCGAAACCGTCGGCACGATCCGTCACATGCTCGTGTATGTGCCGCCGGGTTATTCGCCGGATAAAACATACCCGGTGCTCTACCTGCTGCACGGCATCGGCGGCGATGAAACGGAATGGCAGCGGTTCGCCACGCCCGGCGTCCTGCTCGACAACCTCATCGCCGACGGCAAGGCGGAGCCGATGATCGTGGTGATGCCGAACGGTCGCGCGCAAAAGAACGACCGCGCCGAGGGCAACGTCTTCGCGTCGGCGCCGGCGTTTGCGGTGTTCGAGGACGACCTGCTCGAGGGCGTCATCCCCGCCATCGAGACCCGCTACAGCGTTTCGCCGCGCCGGGAAGACCGCGCGCTGGCCGGCCTGTCGATGGGCGGGGGGCAGACGCTGAACTTCGGACTGGCGCACCTGGATACCTTCGCGTGGCTCGGCGCCTTCTCGTCGGCCCCCAACACGAAGCCGCCGGCGGAGCTGATGCCCGATCCGGCCGCGGTGGCGTCGCAGCTGAAGTACTTCATGCTCTCGTGCGGCAACCAGGACGGCCTGATTGGCATCAGCCAGGGCGTTCATGGGTACCTGAAGGAGCATGCGGTGCCGCACGTATGGCATGTCGACGGGAATGCCCACGACGCGACCCACTGGAAGCACAGCCTGTATCATTTCATGCAGGCGCTCTTCCACTGA
- a CDS encoding sugar phosphate isomerase/epimerase has product MQRRTPVSRRGFLASAGAAGLGAMAAPAALATPQTSIEPAARRIPASRIGVQIYTVRNLLDERMLGFEGALALLRDIGVENVELAGVFMGHTPAELRAMAARYNIHIAGNHFGPRTMDGENAWYDEAGRAAIFADARALGLEFVGTGHYYNVPLTVDGFRQFARTLNTWGRAASEAGLSFYYHSHDGEFTRFDGKPIFDILLEETDPEHVHFELDLAWAAIAGEDIYAWVPRHQHRFPLFHVKDFWFTADGPRETKPGTLAAGNRFTFADVGKGTIDWPRLFSGLDDPSRHLYFIERDDAGDDVAVEGQPNPTNPAGPANTVWTSFQYLTQLTF; this is encoded by the coding sequence ATGCAACGCAGAACCCCTGTTTCACGCCGCGGCTTTCTCGCGAGCGCCGGCGCCGCCGGCCTCGGGGCGATGGCTGCCCCCGCCGCCCTGGCCACGCCGCAGACCTCCATCGAGCCCGCGGCGCGGCGCATCCCCGCCAGCCGGATCGGCGTCCAGATCTACACGGTCCGCAACCTGCTCGATGAGCGCATGCTGGGTTTCGAGGGCGCCCTGGCGTTGCTGCGCGACATCGGCGTCGAGAACGTCGAACTGGCCGGCGTATTCATGGGCCACACCCCGGCGGAGCTTCGCGCGATGGCGGCTCGCTACAACATCCACATCGCCGGAAACCACTTCGGCCCGCGGACGATGGACGGGGAGAACGCGTGGTACGACGAAGCCGGCCGCGCGGCGATCTTCGCCGACGCCCGGGCGCTGGGGCTCGAGTTCGTGGGCACCGGCCACTACTACAACGTCCCGCTGACCGTTGACGGCTTCCGGCAGTTCGCCCGCACGCTCAACACCTGGGGCCGGGCCGCCTCGGAAGCCGGGCTCTCGTTTTATTACCACTCCCACGACGGCGAATTCACCCGCTTCGACGGGAAGCCTATCTTCGACATCCTCCTCGAGGAGACCGATCCGGAGCACGTCCATTTCGAACTCGACCTCGCGTGGGCGGCGATAGCCGGCGAGGACATCTACGCATGGGTCCCGCGCCATCAACACCGGTTTCCCCTGTTCCATGTCAAGGACTTCTGGTTCACCGCGGACGGTCCGCGCGAGACGAAGCCGGGGACGCTTGCGGCCGGCAATCGCTTCACCTTCGCCGATGTCGGCAAAGGCACGATCGACTGGCCGCGTCTGTTTTCTGGGCTCGACGACCCCTCGCGGCACCTGTATTTCATCGAGCGCGACGATGCGGGAGACGACGTGGCGGTGGAAGGCCAGCCGAACCCGACCAACCCGGCCGGGCCGGCGAATACGGTCTGGACAAGCTTCCAGTACCTGACGCAGCTCACGTTCTAG